The Canis aureus isolate CA01 chromosome 9, VMU_Caureus_v.1.0, whole genome shotgun sequence genome has a segment encoding these proteins:
- the NDUFB1 gene encoding NADH dehydrogenase [ubiquinone] 1 beta subcomplex subunit 1 gives MNVIQIVRDHWVHILVPMGFVLGCYLDRKNDEKLTAFRNKSLLFRRELRPNEEVTWK, from the exons ATGAACGTAATTCAGATTGTTCGTGACCACTGGGTACATATACTTGTGCCTATGGGGTTTGTCCTTGGATGTTACCTAGACAGAAAGAATGATGAAAAGCTAACTGCCTTCCGGAATAAGAGTTTGTTGTTTAGAAG GGAATTGAGACCCAATGAAGAAGTCACCTGGAAGTAA